The genomic stretch AAAATTCAAGAGCTGCTTGTTCTCCAATCACTTGATGCATGCCAATCACGTAGTTGATATGCTGGCGAATTGCTTCAGCTTGAGCTTCCGAATAGCAAGCGTTTAGTAGCACACACTCAATCTTGTCTTTGAACATTTCAAACAATTTTGCCAAAGAAGATGCGCTGACAAACTGCATCTTTCCTGATTCAGCCTCTAAGGCTAACCCTTCAGTTGCAGCTCCATAGCCAGAGAAGTGAACGATTTGTGGCTCATAATCTAATAAAGCACGTCTCAAATCTTCAGGACGAACAGCCCATTTTGAAATGATTTCAAATTGATCGCGCTTCTTCGCTCGCTCTAAACCGGCTTGGATTTCCCGAACTTCAGCATCAAGCCGGCGTTTATCAGTATTCTGTGGATTCGCCGTCAAAATCAAAATCTTCTTGATCAGCTTGTCTTCGTTATCACTTTCTCCAAAGTTGTAATAGGTTTCCACATAAAACTTGTCACTTTTCATCGCAGTCATTACCATGTTTTCCAAGCTGCGAATGCGTTCATCTTTCTCTGTCATCGCACCTAGCACGGATTGAACATCTCCATAGGGCAAGGAGGCAATTTCCTGATATCGCTCAAAATATTCCGCGCTGAGAGTGGAGCGATCGGCTTTCCCTGTTACTCTCGCTTGCAGTCGAATCTTTTCTTCACCTCGTCCTTCTAATGCCACAACCTCTAGTCCAGCTTCTGGATGCTGTTCGCCTAATGGACGAGATCAATTTGTCTTTGATATTAATACCCCTTTCAATAAGAAAGTAATGGGTATTGACTCAATTACCGATTTCACTCGTACTGTTGATACAATTGTTCTCGATCGCACCACCTTCTCGAAGCTCAAAGGCACTCAGCTCAGACCAATCGATTTTGCATCCGTTAAGACAATCTCACAAGCCAAGAAAAGTAAGGCATTAATTACCTACGTTCGCTCAACAGGTACATTGTGCTGCAACGAAAACAAAGCAAAGCCGGGGTTTGGTGCAGGTGGACAGTTTGCTGATCTAACCGATGGACTCACACTATTGAGATTAGACATTTCAGTTGTGAATTAATAGCACTAAACAATTGCAGAATTTTTTGTTTCGCTGCGGTCGATCGCTCTCTGGATTCAGCGTGGTATGGGAGAGCGATCGTTTACAGTCAACAGGATCACTGCTTAATTAACTTCAAAAGTACTTAAAGAGCCTGGCACTGCCCACCCTACAAATCTTCTTTCGCTTGTCTATTTATTAAATTATTAAACCTATGAAAATCATGACACGATCGCAAAAAACAGCAAAAGCTATCAAGCTGCTAACGGTTGGAATCTTAAGCTTAGGGTTAAACTATGTGCCCAAGCCACCAGCCGCTGAAGCCCAAGTTTGTAATCCCTTTGGCTGTTCTCAACCAGGTGCAGGACAATGTAACCCCTTTGGTTGCCCGAATCTAGGTGCAGCAGAGTGCAATCCTTTTGGCTGTCTGGCAGGGAGTTCTAGTCCACCAGTCAATAGCAACAATGCGACGCAGAGCGATATCAATAACGGTTTAGGACTGCTTCGGCAAATTTTTGGCGGCGGTAATGGCAATAATAATGGAAACGGTAACAATAGCAATTCTGGTCGTTCTGGTCGCTCAAGCGGGCGCAATAGCGGCGATCAAGAACTCAACCGCATTCTTGCCACCTATGGTTTAGTACCAGCAGATTGCAATCCAGGCGTAGTCGAGATAAAAGTTAGCAGCAATTTAAATCGATCGGTTTGTGCAATTCCTACCGCTCAGTACCCATCGGGACTTTATGTTCTGAACCAGCAAGATTACTCTACTTCACCAATCGGCAACCGTCAATCTATCGGACAGCCACCCCAGCAACAGAATGTGCAACCCGCCCAAACTATCTACGTTCAACCGTCTCAACCTTTCCAACAGCCTGTCTACCAACCGCAGCAACCTTTTGGGCATCTTCAATTACAACGCGAGCCAATGAATAAAAACGTGTTGGGACAACGTACTATAGTTTCAGTAAGGGGGTTCAGCAGGGCCATCATAACCACACATTCCCATCCGAGGAGAATTGACTAGCAGCAGCGGTTCACCGTAATCATCATGGGGGTGATTCTCGGTATGCTCGTCGCACAACGTCCCTTCTGTCTGGTCTTCATTCAAGCATTCCATACAGAGATGAGTGGCAGGTTTGCTGCATTCGATGCAGAGATATTCTGGCATATTGTTTCTTGCCATCAGAGCGATCGCTTTCGTCGTCAGGGGTTTTCCTTCACGTTGTTCAACACAGTTGACGATCGTTTCTGAAGAGGTTCCGAAATCATAAATGTGGGTGAGTTCACTCACCGGTTGGAATACCTCACTGAGTTTCCGCCGCATTCCTACTTCTCGCTCAAACCCGCCCCCTAAAGAAAACTGGCTCATGTGCCCGCAACACTCCAGCCAAATTGCTCGGAGATAGTTATCGAGATCCTTTAGAGTCTTGGAGCCGCGCATTTCAAGGTCGAGCCAGAATTCACTCCTATAAGCATCCTGGATTCGCAAGTGATAGAGGGGTTCACTGCTACTTTTTTTACTTTCGGCAGCCGCGATCGCCTCCTGTCGCTGTGGACAGCTCGTCAGATGTTTGGTGATGCCAGCTTTAGAAAGCTCTTTGCCACAATAGAGACAAGTTCCTTTCGATTGCTTACGAACCACGATCTCACTCCTATTGTCCTTCCACTTTGGGATCCATTCTCTCTCAGCCAAGAGACAAAACTCAATCCCTCCGATTGCTTTGAAAATAGAGCGTTGCCAATTGAGGGATGCATTGTTGACGATCGACCCCCGGCATCGCC from Trichocoleus sp. encodes the following:
- a CDS encoding CHAT domain-containing protein, translating into MALEGRGEEKIRLQARVTGKADRSTLSAEYFERYQEIASLPYGDVQSVLGAMTEKDERIRSLENMVMTAMKSDKFYVETYYNFGESDNEDKLIKKILILTANPQNTDKRRLDAEVREIQAGLERAKKRDQFEIISKWAVRPEDLRRALLDYEPQIVHFSGYGAATEGLALEAESGKMQFVSASSLAKLFEMFKDKIECVLLNACYSEAQAEAIRQHINYVIGMHQVIGEQAALEFSVGFYDALGAGRSIEDALKLGCISIDLEGIPASLTPVLKRRKV